ggacttccttccttcctttgacacaatgagctgctctctcctctctctttccatttgtttccatttgtgtgcatccttgtcccagaaatgcttgttactaacctagctctggggagtttattccccagagtccttatttgttcatcacacccccaaccagcacTGTCAGACAcctcctaccaagagcctgggtctgtcccaggtttctccctaaaagggagtttttcctcgccactgtcgcactaaatgcttgggGGAATTATTGAAATTGTTTGTTGACAAACAAAacttcaattttgctcaaaagtggagatctaaCCCCCCCCCACTCCTCATTTGCATGAAGTTTAATCCAGTCTGCGTTATGTTTGATGTGTCTTCAGAGGAACGGCTGTCCTAACAGGAGAAGGTGTTGGCGTCACCATTGGAGTGAGACTGATCCAAAACCAAGGACGTCTGAGTCTCGAGATACCGCCTGGAGATGACTACTGTAAGACCCAAGCTGACAGGATCCATGTGGATAAACTGGGGTAAAACAACCAATCAGCTGAGTCTTTAGTTCAGGGGAACATGAATGATAAACCgtatttgattgattgattgattgattgattgattgattgatcagATGTTCTCGTTGTGTTTCAGGTTTGTGCTGAACGCTGCTATCACAGGAGCGTTAAGGTTTATGTTCACTACCCAGGTTAGTTCCTCCTTCAGTCTTTAACAGAACCCAACCGGGTCAATGAGTCCTGGACCTGCAGGTTTTGGTGCAGACCAGGTCAGACTGTTATAacaacatgtctgtctgtctgtctcactgtgtctgtctctttgtctgtctgtctctctttctgtgtctgtctgtctgtgtgtctctatctgtctgtctgtctgtctgcagttcTGTCCTATTATTAGGGATGATTTTGTCCCTAATATAAACACCATGTTGGCGGGCATCGCCATGACGAGGACTTTGAGCGAAGACCAGAAAATCAACCTCGACTACTCTCTGAGCGAAAACGTCACGGTGACGTCCAACAGCCTTGACGTGCCTTTCACAGTAAGAGACAGAcatcttaaaggggtgattgaatgattatatagggtatttcacactgttccttaaggtctcctaatggggtatgtaacattggttgggctgaaaaaggcccgggtgctgttctatgctccctaatgcaaccctgtgaaaTAGCCCTAGAATGAAACAAGAGGTTTTCTCCCTTATATGGTATGCAGCGCCGCCGCCAGAGCAGGAATGGCTGGAGCAGCCGAGGCATGAGAAAATATCCCCAGCTGGCTTCAAACTTAATTTCTGCTCCGACACATAAACTCAtcaactaatgttactgtacaaagcaccagagacacagttTAGTTACAGTTTAGTCATCCTCCAGTgtgtcacgcacacacacacacacacacacacacacacacaccaatgcaaagTTTCGACACTTTCATTACAAGCACTAGTGTTGTTGTAATGTTACCCTTGGGACATAGAAAACCTCCACTTCCAGTTAGTTCAGTGTCTCAGCCCACAGGCAGACAGAGTTGTAACTACTATGTTCTTATCATGTCTCGTCCTGGTGGCTCCACAGCCCCTTGTTCCCCCGAGGATCCATGTCAACGTACCGTGAACTGCCGCTGGCAGGCAgctccacagcagcagcagctccagcagcacaCCGCCCATTGCAAGTCCTCTGCGCTGCCACGTTAGATCCACAAGTCCCGCTCCGTTGTCCGATATCTACTCGTTCTAAGCACTTTTCTCTATGTGTACATGTACACGCATGGGCCAGTATTCCGTTGTATAgcctggaacactgcatttacggccgtggttcattttcaatatccttgaaaaacttccaaactttcttctttctaaTTCCCGTGAAAGTACACAGAGCAGCTCGCAGCTAAACTAGTGTGTGAGATCTAGCGACCTACATTCAATCATCAGCTGGTCTCAGAACAGGGGTCTGTATGGCAATTTTGGGGCATGACAAAGGTAGAGaccagagccaaataaggtacagccaccgagttgaAGTCCACTATTAGCTTCGTTgggattcgcccgttttcagtttcaaattgtgagatttgcagaagaaagggatgtcaatgggactttgaggttctatgtatgcctattttacattaatcaactatgacaaggttaactcggttttgcattctatcacccctttaaacacTTCCATTCTATAAAACTGGTCACAGTAAAGGTCCTTGCACACTGAGTCCGAAATATTCGCCCTCTGTTTCCAGATGTCCTCTGTTGGAGTTGGCATGTAGGTGTCCTTAAGTTAAGCCAGATCTGGTCACAGGTCTCCGTCACAATGTTCCCTACACTGCTGATGCCCAACCTAAAACTGCTGGCCATGGCAGTAAATGAGTCCACCGTGCTCAGATACCtaaaattatacaaaatataattagGCTTTAGCACAAAATAAGAATGTTTTCCGACACGCATCGGACTCAGTGTGCAAGGtttttgtgtaaaatgtgtctttcacttgagtatttccatatTCTGCTACTTTCTTGTCTGTGTTTCAGGGTGTGGTGTACTACGGTGACAGAAGGCCTGCTTTACCAGCAGCAGGTGTAGAGCCGGTGTTCACAGAAAGTAACCTGATGGCTTACGTGGGCATCTCTGAAGACCTGTTTAAAAGCGCCGGCCAGGCGCTCTACAGCCACGGGCCATTTGAACTGACCGTTCCAGAGGTGAGAACAGCTGAAAAACACCTGACACatccttaaagggtaactttgtgtctaagtgagtgAGTAGAGTCAGTATGAAGGGAGAACGCTACAGGCAGCAGCGGTGAAACAACTGTACCGATCAATGAGATAGACAGACCAGTTAGGGATATATTGGAGAAGAAAgatgctcctcctcctctcaccaCCTCCTCTGTTCTCCCCTTAACAGGTTAATTATCTTACTAATTCTTTGCTGAAAAAGTTGGGATTGCCTAAGGTGAGCAGAAACACCACAAACCGTTTCCATAACAAAGTATGAATATGTTTCAGTTGGTCTCCAATAATACATATTTGAAcacattgttttgtgtctcttcatGATGCTGTCTTTAAAACGAATGAAGGGTCCTGTTAAAGTTCAGCTCACTGGGGTGCCAGTCATCAAAATCAACAAGGAAGGAATCTCTGTCAACGTGAAGGCCATCGCCCAATCTAAAACCAAATCAccgcctcctcctcttcctgtggTGAGCACATTTACACCCAACCAGTATCAGTATCAGAGTAATCCAGTGATAGTCCCCTGTACAACCAGTATCAGTAGCCCAGTAATCCAGTGATAGTCCCCTGTACAACCAGTATCAGTATCCCAGTAATCCAGTGATAGTCCCCTGTACAACCAGTATCAGTATCCCAGTAATCCAGTGATAGTCCCCTGTACAACCAGTATCAGTATCACAGTAATCCAGTGATAGTTGCCTGTACATCCATCAGGAGCTGCTGACTCATCTTTCAGACCACTGTTTCTGTCCGTTACATTTGTGATGTTCCTCAGACGTCAGACTAACGTTGGTGGAAAAGATGAACAGTTCCAGAAAAATCAaaactgtctgtctcctccaggAGTGTCAGTTTGGGATGAAGGTCAATTTGAATGGACGTCATCTGATTCTTCAGTCTCTAAGCCCCAAGTAAACACACTCACATTTATCATATCATATTGGACTGTGTAGTATTTTATGAGtactcactctgtgtgtgtgtgtgtgtgtgtgtgtgtgtgtgtgtgtgtgtgtgtgtgtgtgcgtgtgtgtgagtgtgtgtgtgtgtgtgtgtgtgtgtgtgtgtgtctgcatgtatgtgtgtgggtgggtggttatgtgtgtgtgtgtgtgtgtgtgtgtgtgtgtgagtgtgtgtgtgtgtgtgtgtctgcgtgtatgtgtgtgggtgggtggttgtgtgtgtgtgtgtgtgtgtgtgtgtgtgtgtgtgtgtgtctctgccatTAAAACTTTTTCAGGTGTAAAGCCAACCCTGGAACCATACTAGGAAAAGTTTTGGTACGAAAACTTCTCTGTGTTCACTCTTTTATCCACTATCCGTTTTTCTGTGTGGTTTTGTTTGAGCCAAAGTTACGTCCCATCATGCTCACTGTCCACAGTGCCAGTCCTTGGCATAGTGATATATAGACGAAATAGGCGGTCGCCTAGGACACTCtccaaaaataacaataataatagtaattaaagctgcaagcagcgatggacgggcccttgcACCTCTGcgtgcgtcggggttactggcggatgcCGCTCCTTTGTGACCATGCATTTGTGCGGCACTcaagacaccgcaaatcgtcaccaatgaaaagggaactccctgctgagttcaacgatacctcacacaggactatacgtcatacagttcattagctgtgaaaagggacGTGGCTAAATtgtagggggcgggtcaaaccatcaccaattaaaaaggaactctcttctgagttcaatgatacctcacacaaggctctaccttagatgggtcagcattcatgaaagggggcgtggcttaaacatagtgggcgggccaaaccatcaccaatgaagaaggaactctctgctgagttcaatgacacctcacacaagactctaccttaaacggttaaaatgttatgaaagggggcgtggtctgtgtaagtgggcgtggttcaATTATAGGGCCCGGCTCAGTATCACACgtcgaccacacattataagttttaagtaaatcggatgatgtttgtcatataaggcacatttcctgttgccagcggggggcgctatgaccaaaagtaaattttggcctgtatacagtatgtcctcagacctggacccttgtcaatcctGAGAactttcgggcagatacgacaacgtacactcaagttacaacaacttctttgttcatcgctaaacactcaaaatggccgctacaccacgcccacaccgtctgacgaaaagtttttcttttaataacttttcatgtttaaggtgttgagaagatatagaccaagtttgaagtccatcggatgaaatctctaggaggagttcgttaaagtatagcaccttgacttttaggcctacttcctgttgtcactagggggcgctatgtcTTTAAGTAAATaacggcctttatttgtcctcagggttggactcttatgaatcctgaaaagcttcgagccagttggacaatgtacactcgagttatatccacttcctgtttcgatggcgaaacgcacaaaatggccgccccgcctcggccacgccctatgacgaaaagtttttcttttaacaacttttcatctttaatgtcttaagatggtacagaccgaatttgaagttgatcggatgaaatctctaggaggtaCAGAAACACGAGGTACAGAAACCAGATTTGTTCAGGTCACATCAGGACAACAGGAACAGAGCCAGATTAACAATTTCATGTGCCCTGAGCAACAAGCCCACTTATTCACTTATTTCTGCACCTCTTTCTGTGGTCTTCTCCTGCTCTGACCCGCCTGGTCTCTCCAGTTTCCAGCCTTCTCCTTCTTAATTTCCCTCCTTGTCTTCTTCCTGTGCACTACTCAGAATTTGAATACTAATGATCGGTCTCAGCAAGCACTGTGTAGTGTGTTGAAACGTAACGCCACCGAAATGGCGACCCTCTGTGAACGTTATGAATTCAAACATCCCAagtttgtaatattttgtattatgctGTTCTTGTCTTTACTAAAATCAAAACTAATCAAAGGGCTGAAAGCTCTTACAAATCACGAGGGAGCGATTTGACTTTTGGCTAACGTAATAGACACGCTGTTGATGCTGACTCGCCTTTAGCatatattacatttattacaaatttaactttaaattaaacgtgtttttaaacTTCACCTGGGGAAACTGACTTCACCATCAGAGGCTCGGGGGGGCAGCTCAGTAGCTCCAGTCTTTGCCGGGATGCAGGGCCACCACACCGCAGACTCGCTGTGACAGACCGTGGTAAAGATGGTTTTATATTGGACGTTGGATATTCGACACATTTTGAAGAATGTATTATGCAGCCTGACCttccaatataaaaccaacttcCACAGTCTGTGACAGTTCGTCCTCGCTCGCTGCACAGGAAGCTACAGACACGTGACGTGATTTAACATCATATTTTGATTGAACAGGTTGCAAAAATCTACATATAATTAGGAAAGTGAGGACTGCGTTTAtaataggtgctttccgaccggatagtacttgtactttttagaggaaaagtacacttctaagcagttctaagaactactctcccccaaaatcttttttcccgtttgcattcccactggccaagtggccatagtgactggtaggaggggtaagggagcgacgcAAGCACAGCAAcagtctttatagcatcgtcactagaccttagtgccacatacaacaacaacaacaaacacttttcctttattaaatgcacgtccattctcatagtaattcacgtaatgttttgctcaacacagacggggctttattatactcggaacagaccccgcctctgcctgctgcgctgtggccgtgtgtgtgtgtgtgtgtgtgtgtgtgtgtgtgtgtgtgacggccggcgagccgcaggacacacttgtggagtttaactctgaaaagacagttaaccacaggtgcccgttaatcttatgatggacatgtgttgtgatatttaaacaaacgaaccgtcaatggcgaaataaaagcctcttatttacgagagcggtctgagagacctccagcttacagcggggtctctgagcaggACTGGCCCAGTgacgagctagaggccggggcaggcacttgctggctgtcgcctcacttgatggagcttctgaacatcatgaaaactttgaagcaaattgtcaattcggcataaattttcgcaagactgcctatattctacggagcccccctcgtcccactttgtcaaaaaaattaattataactatctcgtggcctcaagatagtaacttgtggcctcaagatagtaactcgtggcctcaagatagtaactcgtggcctcaagatagtatctcgtggcctcaagataagtgtatataaaaggagaatgcacaatagagcagcttttctccccaaagcagagagtgcagaGAGTTTTTCctaaaacccaacctccgccatcccgttattgtggcgcgtcccccgcggccgtctcccggcgcgtaAGGCACCCTTTCCCCGTTAGGTTtctcctaaccctaacctccaccatcccgttattgtggcgcgtccccagcgggccgccttgcAGCCGCCTCCCAGCTTACAGAGCATCATTTTCAGCCGTTTCCCAGCCatctcccggcgtcctttccctgagaaaataacgtgacatttacacgtaaaaaaacgagaaaaacgtccctgtggacacgaatcaatagattcaaataaCATGaaatttacacaaactgccgtgagactgcatatccatagtcctttataattcttcttcatattttatagcctatatttatactttttacatgtatatacttgtttatttaccaacttctattattatttatattcctttaaatgtcttgatgcCGCAGCTTTAGCGGACActctgctttggggagaaaagctgctccattgtgcattctccttttatatacacttatcttgaggccacgacttactatcttgaggccacgagatagtatcttgaggccacgagatagttataattaatttttttgacaaagtgggaccagggggaCTCCGtaatattcgaaatctaaacagttaatttcttacctaaaacgttgtcagaagtgaagaagatgaagtgaaaattgttaaaaatgtcccgttgttggttgttgctctgtctgcaagttccgagttggcagtgggtgtgacttataagttcgaccaatcaagtacacctaggaaaagggaaaagggaaaagaccctgctcagaagtaggagctaaaaaagtacgctactgaggccagaggaacttaaaactCCCCAAATGTTTCCTGTtggaacacgacgaaaaaagtgttctaggaacatttagttctaagaactgcaaaaatcactccggtcggaaagcccctaatGTGATCTAACATAATATTTGACGGAGCCCAGGGCCCCTTAGATGTCCTGTGCCCCTGGACAAGTGACCAGTTGCCCTAATGGTTAATCCGGCTCTGAACAGGAAGGGCAACAAGACGAGAGAAATGTTTGGTCACATGACAATTTTGGCCCAAATGGAGCCCCATATTTTTACCACCAAGGACAGAGTAGTAAAACCAGTAATtattgtacgtgtgtgtgttgtttctgtGCAGGTGGGAATTGCTAACCCCATACTTAGATGGATTCCATCAATAATTACGAGTAAGTACTTATACACTTAAACTCATTTAAAGGTGATACTATacttttttcttgctttttatATGCACGTTGTCGTAttgctaattgtattttaattttatttcctTTCACTCCTCTGTTGTTATGTAATGATTGTGCTCTCGAAAACGAGATGATACATCAcaaggggtttatcctaataAACAAATTTGAATATATACACGTtaatctgcatttgtgtgtgtgtgtgtgtgtgtgtgtgtgtgtgtgtctgtgtgtgtgtgtgcatgtgtctgtgtgtgtgtctgtgtgtttcggtctgtgcctgtcgtgtgtgtgtgtgtgtgtgtgtgtgtgtctgtgtgtgtgtgtgtgtgtgtgtgtgtctctgtgtgtgtgtgtgtgtgtgtgtgtgtgtgtgtgtgtgtctgtctgtgtgtgtgtgtgtgtctgtgtgtgtctgtgtctgtgtgtgtcggtctgtgcctgtcgtgtgtgtgtgtgtgtgtgtgtgtgtgtgtgtgtgtgtgtgtgtgtgtgtgtgtgtgtgtgtgtgtgtgtgtgtgtctgtgtctaggtTGGTTTCAAATAGGAATCCAGATTCCTCTGCCTACTGGACTGGACTTCACTCAGACACAGATCGATTATCAtactgtgagtgtgtttgtaaaACTTCATtatactacatactacactatgataCTGCACTGTGTTATAACTGTACTACAAAGACTGTCCCCCCCTGAAAAACTCCCCCAGAAGTGGTATGTTCCaacatcattctgacctatatttaggtttctAGTGGCGGTGCCCTCTAGAACTAAAACTACAACCCAccactgaatcaaaataaaactttcctcttatttgtgaaataagtaTGTGACCcgttcaactccacccctcaaagaatcggaatcgagaagcaataagaaccggaatcaaaaGGAATACacgcaattggaatcagaattgttaaaatctcTTTGATCTCTCAATCTTTTGACAAAACTCAGACTCAAAAAGCCATATCACAAAATATCAtctcagacatttatttactttttttatcatAAATTACACAACTTTGTGAACTAATTTCAAGCACCGAAACAACTCGTACACACATCACaagttaaggtttgttttcTAAAAGAGAGTTGAGGAATTTCAGAAAGCTAAGATCAACGTTTTCAGATTTAGCCccccaaattatctctttacacgtCAGTGTGGGACAGATTTGGGCGTCACTATACAGAAatctgagtttgttctgaacattttgatgtgaAACACTCGGGGATCACTTATATACAAATACCTTTAAAGGTGAATTTAACAAGATGTGAGAAGATGCTCTCTGACCTCTGAGGGTTAATatgt
This window of the Sander lucioperca isolate FBNREF2018 chromosome 21, SLUC_FBN_1.2, whole genome shotgun sequence genome carries:
- the LOC116061940 gene encoding phospholipid transfer protein-like isoform X2 produces the protein MLAGIAMTRTLSEDQKINLDYSLSENVTVTSNSLDVPFTGVVYYGDRRPALPAAGVEPVFTESNLMAYVGISEDLFKSAGQALYSHGPFELTVPEVNYLTNSLLKKGPVKVQLTGVPVIKINKEGISVNVKAIAQSKTKSPPPPLPVECQFGMKVNLNGRHLILQSLSPKCKANPGTILGKVLVGIANPILRWIPSIITSWFQIGIQIPLPTGLDFTQTQIDYHTGYLVIGGGLNLNG
- the LOC116061940 gene encoding phospholipid transfer protein-like isoform X1, whose amino-acid sequence is MLAGIAMTRTLSEDQKINLDYSLSENVTVTSNSLDVPFTGVVYYGDRRPALPAAGVEPVFTESNLMAYVGISEDLFKSAGQALYSHGPFELTVPEVNYLTNSLLKKLGLPKGPVKVQLTGVPVIKINKEGISVNVKAIAQSKTKSPPPPLPVECQFGMKVNLNGRHLILQSLSPKCKANPGTILGKVLVGIANPILRWIPSIITSWFQIGIQIPLPTGLDFTQTQIDYHTGYLVIGGGLNLNG